ATGATTCGATATTACAAACAGCTGATTCATATATATGATTCAATATATCGCCTTATTGTTATGTAAAAAAACgcgtaaatttttgttttttatactatcagaaaatgttttatattcgTGATAACTAAAAACTTTCAATTCCTAAAAATCTGCGCCTGTGTGCGTGGAATGCCACAAAATGAGCTTATCATAAGACAAAAAGGTCCATacgttttagttccagtatcactCACTCTGAAAATCATCAAGTGTCAAATAAATCGTCCAGTGTGAAATAAATCGCCATTATATTCTtatcgttattattattagagatTATATCACTTATACAATTGGCGATATATCTTTAAATAGTggcaatttttagtttttttaggcAATTTCAATTTAAATCGCCTACTTgaaaaatcgtcacaaaacaatCAAATCGCCATATCGTGAAGCTCTACAGAGAATTCCAATGTTCCCACTTTGGGATAATTGTTAGAAACTTAAGATAACATTACAAAGTATTTGATGCCTCTATAATAGTACCCATATCCTCACCGACAATCGCATTCGcatttttgctttgtttttaatAGCGGCTGCGAACAAGAGTGGCCTGAAAACTTATGAGCCAATGTTGGTGAGGTGACGATGTCACATGACATGAATGAAGAGATAATGTATGTCCGCAGATATGTATGTCCGCAGAGCACCATACCTTTACTCATCTCTCCCATTGTTGATTGTATAAGTTGGTTGAGAAAAAGCTCTAATACTTCTCCTGTGCATTCATTGATTGATttattgaaaactttttttatatcCGGTTTTAGCAGACTGCTTGGAAAATCTGTAAAAGAAAAAAGTGAGAACTTACCTTCAGCTGTCTAAGTACAATAGTGAGAAATGctgtgtataaattatataggTACAGCGTAGTGCATGAGTAAGTGAATTCTGTAAAAAGGGACTACGAAATCTTACAAGTTAGTTTTTTTCAAACTAGAATAGGAGTAAAAAACCGCAGGGGATCCAATAACAACCAGCAAACTCAGTAAGGCTTTCACTAGTATGTGGGCCAAATGGCATAATTATGAAATTAATAACAACTAGACCATGCAAAAAAGTTTCTGTAAAAACACACTatgattaaaaaaacttttgataaaTTCATTCTAGAGCAAATCCAGAGTAGAGATTATTGGTGTCCAATCCTCATGAACTAATTACATAGAATacttgtgcagctacttattctctgtgctttatcagcacacctgatgatctctcacaacacactagaccaccagggtactagtataatAGAGATGCCCCTATACGTATGTCGTTTTCTCTCTCAAGCGCGACAAGAGAGAAGGCAACATTTTTAAAGCAAGCTATAGTACTCTCGTTATTCAGATGAAATTTGGACACTTGTACCCACTATACGCTTCACTTTACATGAAAATTCTTGTTATACGACCTGAAAACTGTACATTACCTCTTTATGTAAAAGAAACGACATTTTTAAGGCAAACTATGAGACTATTGTTATTCCGATCAAATTTGAGAATTGAACTGActacactttatgttatatgaacattctTATATTATACGTTGCacaaactttacataaattctttatgttaAGTGGAATTTACATACAGTGAGGTTTAcattataagagtgtctactgcaTTTATTAACCATAAAAGTGTCAGAATGATCACAAAGCGAGAACACAGCTCTGAAGCCTCTAACACACGTGTATCTCGTTATTAACTTGCCATAGAACAGCTGGTGAAGTTGGAGCGAACCTTATTCTTATTCCTCTGGTACAAAAGAATTGAGAAAAAAGAACACACAAGCAATACATGAGAACTTTGTATATTAAGTTAAAAAGCTAAAGCAAATGCACCTTGCGATGAGTCAGCAAAAATGAAGTCTGTCTGTGAGACTGTGTCAAGCAAGGCATTCAGTTGTCCAGTGAGCTCTCTGAGCCAAACAAGTGGAGCATCCTTAAACAGCTCCTGGCTCCGAGTGTATGTCTCTTCAAATTGATTGCTCCCTATCTGCAACAAATAGATTAAGACAATCTTCACTCATGGTAGGGAACATGCTTAAAAAACAAAACCAAATTTAGGCGAAGAatgtaattaataatttacaacAGTACCGATGCAACAGCAGCTTCCACATTGAGAGTTTTAGGCTTCTTAGAATTGTCCTTTTTCTGCGGCCTTGGTATTGAGGACTTTTGCTTCGAAACAGGTGTTGGTGTCTCCTTTGCAGGAGGTTTTTTTTCCTTTGGTATGAGTGCTTCATACTGCGACTTTTCGCCAAAAATCGGGGCTATAATAGTGAGAGTCATCAACCCATCATTGAACAATGCTAATGGCTTTAAGAGTAGTAGGACGTAAATTAGAAATAACATACTCAATTCTTTTACTATACATTTTTTTCTAGTATGCCATGATATCCCCTACGtttgttaataataaaattagctaAATGTTTTGGACTAGTGTATCGAAGGATTATGAAGCTAATCAATCATACTGATGTGAGATGATGAGCTAATTGGCAGGGTGGAAAATGACtaacaacttacaaaaataacagaaaactcACACAAAGCCATGCAAACCACTTGTGAGATCTTTCCGGCCTTACTTAATGCATATGAATCAACATCAAGACAATTAAAATCCATTAATTTGTGAGACTAGCGGTAAAAAGTTTTTGCTTGCCTATCAGCTTGATATCACTTTGAGACAGGCTATATGATAGAGCTTGTCCCTGAAAAACTATGCTGACAATAGCAGATATGAAATTGGTCAGCAAATATTTGATGCTATAGTTACTCAAACTCAATTCCAACATATTGACAGATCGAAACTAACAGACTGGTTAAATTTGAAGTTTCCCTAATCACCGACTAACATTTCGTAAGAAAACTGGTTGTTGTAATGTAGATATTTGAACAAAGAGTTTAGtgattagcaacatacctttggGAGCTTGCAGTTCAGACTTTTTAATAGTTGTGCCATTAGAACCAGACTTCTGAGATTTTTTTGATACTTTTGAAGGAACAGTCTCCCATCGTTCAGCCATCTCTGCGCTATTCGCTAGTGGGAGAAAGAAAAGCCTCGAATTCTATGATTGTTGCCACGTACTTCGCTGTAACCCCGTCCCTACCATAAAATGTTACGAGCGCATTTTGCCCTGCAAGTATcaacttgtaggcgtaatctctggcACCCGTATCATCTATTCAAATTTTTCCTATAGATTTTATTTGGCTAATAGAACTAACTCGTTAGGTGACTTAGTCTACGTGGTTGTTCAGCTCAGCTGTATGAAATGGAATCGCTCGCGCATTCAGAGCTGAAATGGCAGTAGAAACTGCTGTTTTATTAGGGAGGGTTTAAACCGATGCCACTGTCTACTTCCTATAGGAATATCTTTGCTGTCACATGTACATACTTGGCTTCTGATAAGAGTGTttagatatattttttatttattacacaGCTTCTAGACGCGGAAAGGCGTATCATTCGGTAAATATTACTATAATTCACTTCATGGTATTTTTGTAACACACGCCTCTCTGGTAAGTtaccagatatatatatatgagcaatctttattgtggttatcaatagtcatattttacaatatgttttccacgaGGTACtacagcaagtaaactaactaaaacgCAGTatacacaaaaaaataaaaaagaacgcaaagaaactatagtctaattaaaaaactagtgaatagtctaactaatataataggCTAATCGCATGAAAACCTTTTAACACTCATCTGTGCTTTTATTTGTAAAACTTCCAAATATACTTGATTACCATTGTTTTGGCGTTGAGCCAAGTGAGTAGTATTCAACGAGATAAAGATGTTTTTTGTATTCGTTGGGGAAATTATGGAGATTTTTAAAACGGCGTAAGAGCATTTTAAAATACAAGTTTTGACATAGAAATGCACCCTAGGAATATATGGTTAAGTCAGTTctcaaaaactaaatttttttctaatagATGTTGTATATTGTTGCCTCGTTTTAGTGGTTCTACGTGTAACTGGTTTTGCTTGTTgtattcatttattttgttgtgTAATTGAGCTTTCACTAGTCAATTGCAAGTAGGTTTTGCATAAAGGTTGCCTTATACTGAATGAGTAGGAGCTTTTGCGCACAATTGTAATCGCTTCAAGCAATGTTGCTGGTTGGgtaatatgttttatattattcAAGTTGTACAGTAAGCAAAGAACAGACCGAGAACAATCGAATACTGTTCAATACAATCAAGTATAATGCTAAAaatgagtacatgtatatgataacaAGTGATTATGCAGTTGCACTTATAAATGGAAGAGTTTAGATGATGTGTATAAATGCCTATAGGTGTGTAGCAGTTAACAGATGATACCATATCATTTCTCTCAgcaactctctctctctctcatcacCTCTCATCACCAAATAATACTAAGTATGGTATGAAAAAGATACTAGAGTATATGAGTGGTAATCAATTTGAATAGATTCCATGTTCATCACATCGATAAGATACCAAAAGGCAAGTTAACATATTTTTAGAAATagctttttacattagaatgtttacaaaaagccttgcaaacctttataggCAAACATCTATatcattatttgtttatttacatTTATGGCCTGATGCAGAATTGTGTCCTCACGTCATTCTATAATTTTTTGTCTTAATTCTAAGGAAAGCATTGCTGCCTACCTCTTTTCTCTATTGGTACCACGTGCCCATGAGTTTCCAAGCTCCATGCTTTTCAAACCAAAACAGCTAAGTTAAATATTGTTCAAAGATTGTATAGCCCAATCATATGAAGcaatatgtgtgtatgtactaATTTACAAAACTGCAATATTTGAAGAAACTTCGGTCATCGTTTGTTGGAAATTATTTCATATCTGAGACAAATATTTACTGAAATTTGATTTAGGCAAATATTTGTCAAATTTGAAGTCGAGATATTAATCTTTATAGTTAGTTTTAATGCAGTCAATTTTTTGCTTGTTCTCACTTCCTCATCATTATTGTATACACATCATTGGTTTCTTGTGACCAAGAAAAATTCAGCAAATTTACTGAGCTGAGCTTTACAGTGTCATTGTGAGTACATTCAGTAAAGTTAGGTATAAGTAAGTATTTTACGCACAACCATGTTTCATTAGCTATACAACTCTTGTGCTACTTAATAAGATAAATCCCAGCACTATTTCTTATTCTTATACAAAAAAATTCTTGCACGCTCCTATTGGAAATAATCTTCCAAATCAAGCAATCCTATGAATTTATTAGTGCAAGAGCTCGCGAGGACCTAGCTAATTGGGTCATTGCATGTTTTAAGACACAAAGCTAATATTACCACTGGTATGGTTGTCTCTTGCTACTCTGTAAAAGGTTGTGAACAAGACTTATAACTGATCAGATCATAGTTTTGTATGaattgtataaaaaattgtataaacaaaaataataaaactgttCATTCTTAATTCATGtgagtaaatataataatataataaaaattttcaatttgtgtATATAAGCTTGTCTGAACTATTGCATAGGCAACAGTAAAATGCATATTTGCCAGCTCAAAGGCATACATTTGCcagtaaatatgtatatttgccAGCTTAAAGGCATACAtttgccagtaaaaatgtatatttgcCAGCTCAAAAGCATACATTTGCCAGTAAAAATGCATATTTGCCAACTTAAAAGCATACATTTGCGCTAGAAGTGGAATAAGAGATAACCCTACTTTTTAACTAGTTTTAGCCCAAATCAGACAGAATTGttattgttgctttttaaaaaaacttgtaattTCTAATCACATCTCTCCGTGAGTGGCTGAATATTATAGTTTCAGCCAACTCTCAATGTGACGCTATAAGGATGTTCTGAACTAGTTTAGCTAAGTTCTCTATTTCATTCAATAGATACATTGTGTGGAATATTTCTTGGATCCTCTACATTATGTGCCCTAATATATAATAGATTATATCAAGTTACATTAGAACACACCgaatattttagtattttctaCACATAAAAGATCGTTGATTTACACATCACgtcattaaaatacataatcGACATTCACATAAACAACCCTTTCTACAATTTGTATTAACTTCACTCTCAAATATCCATTTGTTTATCATAAGTGAGTTCTTATCAATCAATCAGTTAACCATAGATAGTAGTTCAGCTAGATTATTATTTGTCTGAACCGGCCTTTGTTATCAAGAAGGTAGACGAGTAGTCGATATCCTCTTTTTTGTCACTTTGGGTTAATAATTGAGGCTAGCTCTGACATCATGGGTAGCGCTGGCTGGTTACGACTTCATTGATGCATAAAATACATTGTTACCTGCTTTGTGCAGGTCACGTAGTTTGCACAATTCAGACTGGTTTAGGTGAAAAATGTTTGGCAGCTCCTTTTGTGCCAGCTGGAGAACTCAAGTTTTCAGGTTGCGTTTTTTTAGAAACATATATAGCTACGTATATCAAGTTGCAAGCAGTTTCTAGTCAAGTTGTATTAAAGTAATAGATTAGTGTTAGATAATGGTATGACACTGGTGGGAATTTTATATAGTTCAGCCAGAGAGGTATGAGTGATGATTCTATTTAGACATAACTTGGTAAGTTCTCTGGCAAAGAATCATCCAATATCCGGTTTTATCTTTTAGCTTGCTGTTACATGTAAACTCATATTTCTTTTAGTGTGCTTTTACTTGTCACTGTTAGGCAGCTGCTGACTAACTGGCTGGATTCAAGACTTGATCATCTATTTCTTAGTTAATTCCATTATAAGTTCATTTGTCTGTGAAAGCAAATTCTGCATCTCTATAAAGTGTTGAAATAGTTAAGAGCTTTATCTATATATGGAGCCTAGATGATAAATCATGGCGGGTTTATTGTATAGGATGGTCGCACCCATTGCTGATTATAAACATAACCTTCAGTGGCTGCGATTTCCTAAAGGATCGGGAAAAATAATACCATTTAATCTGAATAGGACCTAGCGTAAATATCTAGCTCTGCCAGTGTCATTATTTGCTGATAAGTGTCTGGGCAGCTGACACGCTGTCATGGCCATCAGTGGTTTATGTTCAATGTTTTCAATATtttagagacaagtagtaaaaTTGTGATGGGGAACCTGATAAGTTAGAGACAGGATTGATAATGAACGAGCCAGCAACTACGGCACCAAAAGAAAGAGGTACTCTGATAGGCTTCATTCTCTTCGTAGCATGTGGAGTGATGGTAAGTCTCACCGGTGCATGTATGCTGCTTCTTGTTACTGTATTTCTCTGTCGATTATTTTGATGTTTATAAATAATGGCCAGTCCTACACTTTGAACTTTCTCATACTCAAGAATTTGACAAGAGTTATTAGAGATGTAAAATATGTCTACCTTCACCTGACTTTGTTCAAAAAGTTCAAAAGGACTCTATGCTCATGTAGGATTTCTACTTTGCAACCTTTTCTTATAGAcgaactttcacaaaatttagtaggttttatttcggaagtatctgtatttttctatcatttgagattgtctttgaggtgatctgattgccaggatgtttcaaggttgaAATCgccaaaacttgattgcggttaaaatgctcagatcaagcaaaagtgcgtttatgatgtctataagtGCAAAGAGGCAGTCAGAATAGAGACACGCAACGCTGCAACTTGAgcgcaatagccaatatcaattatagcaacaaaagcaactaatgatgtcattttgcacttATTTTTCTTTTGTGCTTTTTAACCGCGATATAGTTTTGTCGATCACCTCCAACtttaaaacaattgcaaatgattgaGAAATATTGATATgttctgataaaacctactaaaatttatttgttaacttgtacatttttaaagtttaccGATAATTCATCCATAATTTGATCATGATGAGATTAAAACCTTGCACCTTTTAGTCGATAAAACATGCTCAGTTTTCAAACCTTTCGGCCACTTGATGtataattattttcaaaataatttgcatgtaatatgtatatttgCTTATAAAGTTATTGTGGTTTAGTGTTTGCTAGAAGTGTACTAATCTATGTAAGACAATATTGAAACCTAAATTTCAATGTTAAAGATCTTTTCCAAATACTCGTCGAAGATATTATTGGAAAACCTTGCGATATAAAGCATTTTTATTGTTAGGTATTTATCAATGTGGTTGTGATGGTGAAGCGGCAAATTATGAGGTTCACCCTCAAATCTAAAAGTGAACAGCATGTTCCAATATGTCATGATGTACCAAAGGTGAGTATTATCTGGAAGTGAGCAGCGGGTACCGATATGTCATGATGTACCAAAGGTGAGTATTACCTGACTTGCTGATCCCAAAAGTCAGTTTGCTTTCTGATAGCTTATGGAATAGTAAATACAGTGACAAATTCTTTGGTTATTCAGGGTCTAGCAGTCTTGCAATTATCTTATCATGATTACGCACTCTTCCAATACACCAACATTCGAAGATGAAAACTTTAGCCATTCCTAGAAAAACTTGTCCAAAAAACGTATTTTGAGTCATTTGAAAATGTAGCTCACGAAGTTGCATAAATATAGTTTCAATATATaaactactagttacatagagcATAAGCTGTTCCCAATATCTGAGTCATTTTTTAAAACGTATTACTTGTGGTCTGTATTTATAATAGAatagtacagtagacaccctCACAACATAACTAATTCATTACAGGAATCTTTACAttattttacgttatacgaaaCCTTAATCTCCTAATCTGTTCCTAGATCTTCATAAACTCAACTGACTTTCAAGATGCAAAAATCTACGCTTAGCTTTTTAATTTGATTACTGTACCGTAACTGTAGTatgattggtttgtatcgacaatttgtttttattactttCACATAGTTTTGGGTTCATGCTTACAATAATTTTACGTTAAGTAAAGGGAAGCCCACACCtacaatgtcaatttaaatcagtttttttacttttttcgtgccaaggtctatgctgcaaaacaaaaaatattgtatacatgtaaaatatagGGAAGAATGCATATAAAAGATACCTTATCCACTGTTTCCTCTCCCAAGTGTGGCCAGAGATAAAACGATGCTATTAAGACTAACCATGGGACTCGCGCTGTTCAAGTCAGAAGAACTTGCACTAACTCTACGCTATACGTAATTTGAAATTGCTTACGTAACACgatgcaaaaactttacataaattctttatgttcagtggaatttacataaaaggaggtttacattatagggtTGTCTACTCTACAGACAAAATAGAATcaaacattggagttgtctcacAAGCCATGTTTAGCTTGTGCTGTGAAGTCGACTCGAAATTAGCAATCAATACTATTTATACTGAACATCTCACATCACCTAAGGCTTACTTTCAACAGAAAATGAAAGCAGAAGCGAGGAGAAAGTTGGAGAGAACTAAAGATATTTGTCATGAGCCAAATCTGTTATGTTCTGAAGCGAAGATGCATTCCACAACTGCTTCAGATCATGGTGAGTATTCATATACATGCTTGCCATCTATTGTATTCTTATCTTCATCAGGTGGTTTTTCCTTTCTGCGCTGATTATATCTTTTTCTGTCGGTGTGATTTCATTTTGGCCATCATCATTGCTAGTTCATGTGGTTAGTTGAAGTTCTCTGCTATTTCAGATGCGATTCCACACCTTTATCGCATGAAAGCCTTGGAGCTGTGCAAGACTCTAGGTAAGTTTTATCAGCAACATCTGTCATTGATAATTTAAACAGTGCACATTTGTACTTATCAATAACCAATTtataatacagtggaacctcggtgcTCGATTTCCTCCATATTCGAATAGTTCAGTACTCAATCACAAAATTCAAGTAGAAAATGCATCTAAATTCGAACTGATTTCTGGTTCTCAAATTAGCTGAGTCGAGTCAGAGAGCGCCAAGTGAGCACAAAAAGAGCTGAGTTGAGCTGAACGCACTCTTCGGCCCTTTGACGAGCATTTGGTAAGCGTTTATTCGACTCAGGCCGTTAGCAAAGTAGAGCTCAAACAATTTGTTCAAGTATTTTTTGCCAGTTTTCTACTTTGTGTGTTGCTTTGGCCCTTAACAATGGGTATAAAGATGTTGTTTAGATAcgtgttccttcatcatttcaGGTATTTTTTAGGGGTGAAAACGGGGTAAAATACTTTCCTTTGTTTCTTCTGGGAAATGAGTTTTAGTTTTTAACAAACTGGTGTTCGACTACCAATTCTGAACAAATTATGGTTGAGCACtgaggttttactgtatttaATTACATTGTGTATGCTGTTATTATCTGCTGAAGACCTAATAATCTATGTAGGACATATTGctacattttgtatgttttcgACATCTGCTGCAGAGTCGCAACTAACCAAAGACAAAAATCATGTTCGCGTGGCCGGAGAGGAGTTTGACACATTCCTGAGAAATCATGTGCATTCGTTTCCTATGCAGGTTCCTGAGCAGAAACTGGAGGAGTTTTATAAGCTCTACAGACACGCTCGACATGAGCCGAAGGTACCTGTTTTTATCAACAAATCCCGCAGCAAACATCCTCATACGTTATGCCTGGTCTCTAGTTTGTGGTAGACAGTGTTTTCTATTTGTGCGCTAGTAACTGCTCAAGAACAGCAGATCACCTTAAAAAGGAGGATTTATTACTGTGTGATATTTGTAGCCATTTGGTCAAGACTGTTACATAAGGATGGTGACAGTGACAACAGATATTAGCAACATGTAAGTCCTATGCTATCATTCTCTAGTTCTGCTGTTTAAGGGACTCTTATGATTGTTTATGTGTCCAACAGTTTGCATGTGAATTACTATTCTGCTCAACCATCCTGAGCTGATGAATAGTTAATTGCTGTTCTAGTCAGGTTCTTAGGCAAAACCTGCTCTTCTAGGAGGTTCTTAGGCTAAACCTATTTTCAACTGATACATCTTTGCACAGTTAGGTTTGTGTCGCAGGTGGGAAGAAAATTCTTATGTCTTTACCGGTCAAGAAAATCATTGCGAATATATTTTTgcgaattttaataaataaagagaaaggTGGAACATGTAGTTTATATGAGCAATCTAGAGTGTACTGAGCAGTCAGTGATGTTACTGCTgtaaaaatgaaactgtaacaatcgtaagataGAAGAGATGGAATTGAGAGGTGAGTGCAATTGACAAGAAACTACCAATTATTAAAAGTTCAATCATTAGATTTAGACTAGAAGTGAGTGGGACTAGTTGAAACAATAATCAAAGTTTTGTACTCGTATGTAAAACTTGCTCAGTTAGTTACCTGTCACAAGAAAGGGAAAGCAGCTGGCTTTAGTAGAGTTTTCTTATGAAGAACCTAGTGTTGAACTCATACATACTTATTTATAGATATTTAATGAACActggatagatattttaataCCCTCAATACACTTATGAATTTGAGAAGTAAGTGCTGAAAGTATAACTATGTATACATGTCATGAGTTAGTTTATAATTGACCATAGCTATATAATAGCTATTTCAGATTTTCTGAAAAGACTTTGTCATGATTTGTGTCACA
The genomic region above belongs to Watersipora subatra chromosome 1, tzWatSuba1.1, whole genome shotgun sequence and contains:
- the LOC137402250 gene encoding protein C1orf43 homolog — protein: MNEPATTAPKERGTLIGFILFVACGVMVFINVVVMVKRQIMRFTLKSKSEQHVPICHDVPKKMKAEARRKLERTKDICHEPNLLCSEAKMHSTTASDHDAIPHLYRMKALELCKTLESQLTKDKNHVRVAGEEFDTFLRNHVHSFPMQVPEQKLEEFYKLYRHARHEPKPFGQDCYIRMVTVTTDISNIVQDARIRTVQSPAIRPIGDISEMADEQLPSVSRQQTAPFAFPIRQTVIGLAGRVFNKNKSKQEYQSVPSTESLENLNETT